A section of the Cherax quadricarinatus isolate ZL_2023a chromosome 97, ASM3850222v1, whole genome shotgun sequence genome encodes:
- the LOC138855510 gene encoding uncharacterized protein has protein sequence MTMYGQHEPSCEGHGRELVQGLPRKAKYPDFIQLQPSQEKCTKSDQDIEVFKPRFRPTVSVSTILPSIGEREQDKSSATTASSVPWQPPEDNEIERESLPQRDRNGVGRITVYLCSVSALCLLTIVF, from the exons ATGACCATGTATGGTCAGCATGAACCCTCGTGTGAAGGCCATGGTCGAGAGTTAGTACAGGGG CTGCCAAGAAAAGCCAAGTATCCAGACTTCATACAACTCCAGCCCAGCCAAGAAAAGTGTACTAAAAGTGACCAGGATATTGAAGTGTTTAAGCCAAGATTCAGACCCACTGTATCAGTATCCACCATCTTACCAAGCATTGGGGAAAGAGAACAAG ATAAATCATCTGCAACAACAGCTTCAAGTGTTCCATGGCAGCCACCAGAAGATAATGAAATTGAAAGGGAGTCTCTGCCACAGCGAGACAGAAATGGAGTTGGTAGAATAACAGTGTACCTATGCTCTGTGTCCGCCCTGTGCCTTTTGACTATAGTGTTTTGA